CATTAGCTAAATCTCCTACTTTTTTTGTTTGAATCCAAGAAACAGCAGGATAATTACCAGAAATAGATGAAGCTGCAATAACTGGTTGTTTGTTCGGCGCACGAACTCCTGAAACATTCATTTCTGGAAATGAAGTAATATATTGATTGAAAAAGTTAACAATATCAGGATGAGAACGGTAGTTGTTTTCTAACTGAATTTGATGAGGAGTTTGATTAAATATCCCTTGACAGGCTTTATCAAAATTAACCATGCAAGTTACATTACCACCGCGAAAGCGATATAGAGCTTGATCATCATCTCCCACAACTGTAATATTATGTGGTGATTGACCTGCAAGAGCTAGATATATTCGTTCTTGAATTGGGTTAGTATCTTGATATTCATCAACCAATACATATTTTAATGGAGGATTTTGGTCATCTCCCTGTAAGAATTGTTGACTAGCAGTAGAATTAAGAAACTCAAGAAAGTAAGCCTGAAGATGTGCAAAATCGCAACGATAATTGTCTTTTAATGCTTTAGAATATTTTTGATACAATTCGGCTAAAGTAGCCCAATGTCCACCTGCATTAAGCATTTTATCTATATCAACATAATCTTCTACTATGTGATTAAAAAGTGTAATTCCTGCTTTAGCTCGTTTCCATTTATTAGGTGGGTAGTTTTGATTACGCCAATCGTTTACAGCATAATCAAAATGTTCCCAAAAACCTAAATCTGAAATATCTGAAATATCAGCATAACGATAAGTAAATAAATCTTGTTCAACTTGATCTAAAAGACGAACATTTTGGTAATTTGGATAGCGATATTCTTGGAGAATATCATTACATAGGCTATGTAGTGTTCCTATTCTAATATCCGCTATATCAACATCTTTGAGGCTAGAATCTGTGTTTTGTAAGGCTGTGAGATATGTTGCTAAACGATCTTCAAGGTTTCTTGCTGCTTTGTCTGTAAAAGTTGTTAGAAAAATTGATTTGGGCTTAATACCATCTACACAAAGTAACTTTAAGGTTCGTGTTACCAATACCTCGCTTTTACCAGAGCCAGGGCCAGCTAAAAGCCACAATTGACCATCTCTATATTCTACTGCTTCTTTTTGCTTATCGTCTAAGTCATAGCCTCGTGCAGTAGGTTGAGCGAGACACCTATGAAAAGTCTGAATATCTATCATTATCTTGTATTCTCGCTACTGTCACCTGTCCGTTTCCCCATTCTCGAACGAGAATCTTGGCGATTTCTTAATAACTCATCAAGAAGCTTCGTCTGCTCATCAGGGTTATGCCAATCTCGGATAAAACGTCTAACAGCCACGCTCACTAAGTCTTGCATCGTCGGTGCAGCCGAAAAATGCTGGCTCTCCAATGAAAGCTTGATTTCATGCAGAGTTTGGTAAAGCTCGGTAGGAACTCGAATGGTAGAGGCCAAAATTAAAATATTTAATCGAAGACATTAGCAATTTTAATCTTCTTGACCTCATACTTGCTACCATGTATACATGACGACAAGCTTGCCTCACTAAACAATTACTTTGACCATTAAATATGGAACTTGTTCTTAATGCCGTTTCCGTGCGTCGTAGTCCTCAAGATGAACATTTAAGCTATCTTGGGAGCTTATTTTTCGGAGATATTGCCCGATTAATCGATGATAACCGTTTATATGTTCCTAATCAGCCTGATTTACCCGATTTTGCCCAACGTAAACTTAACAAAGCACGGGTCAAACAAATTGCCCTTTATATTCTGGAAAACTATCAAATAGGAACCATATTTTTCCCGCCTATTTGTGTTAACGTTCAACCCAAACCGAAGTATGAAGAAGGCAAACTTTTCTTGCCTTATTATTCGGTTAGTTTACGGTTAACCGATGGACAACATCGCTGTTTTGGGATTCATCAAGCTTTACAAGAGATTCAACAAAAAGATTCAATAGAATTTAAAATTTTATCTCAATTAGAAATCGGGGTACTTTTGTATGCAGGATTACCCTTAGAAGAAGAACGTCAAGCATTTCGTGACCAAAACTTATTAGTTCAACGTCCTAGTGTTTCCCTCTCTCACTATTTCGATAAACGTTCTCTGGCAGTTTTAATTGCTAAGAATTTATTAGAAACCGTACCCCAATTTATTGACAATATTGAAGTAGTAGAAACGGGGTTAGGCATTCATAATCCTAAATTAATGACCCTTTCTACATTAGTGACAGCAACTAAATATATGTTTCCTAATCTAAAATCCCAGAAAAAATTAGAGGACAAAAATAATTGGGCGAGAAGTTTTTGGATAACATCGGCTAATATTTTTGATGATAATCCTTGGCGAGTCATGAGTAAAGAAGAACGAAGTCAACAAAGACAAGAAACCTTATTAGTTAGTGCGGTTATTTTACAAGCATTAGGAATGTTAGCTCATGATTTGTATCAAGAAAATGTAGCAGCAGAAGACTTAGAAAAGTGGTTAAACAACTTAAAAAAAATTGATTGGAGAAGAAATGATAAATTTTGGTTACAACGAGGAGTGACACAGATAGGAGCAACGGAAGATCCGATTATTTCTAATACAAAAACTACTGTTAAAGCCTGTCATAAAGTCCTTCGAGAATTTATGGGAATCACTGAGGTAATATTCTAATTTTTACAAAATATTCTTAAATAGTTAGAGTCAAAATAAACTACTTTTGCCTGTTATCTCTTGCTTGTTGCCTATCAAAAATAGCTAATTTAAAACAAGGTGCAAGATTAGAGTTTATACTAAATTCCTAAGCTGTTAAGCATCTAAATTGATTTGTGGAGACAAGGGAACAGGGAACCGTAAGGGTTATCAGCTTTTTTAGCTAATTAGAGAATACCCAGTTAAATTGCGTCTTGGCTTATTTTTACACCTACTTTTATATGTATTATATTGAACATCAAAATTAGAATTATTAGCCAATCATAAAAGTTATATTTTTGGGTTATAAAACGCTATTTTGCCTAAAATTTTAATCATTAAATATTAAATGATTAATTTTCAATGAAACCACTAAAAATTAATCAATAGGGGGATGCCAACCACTACTTACCCAACGTCTCCGCGCGCTGACAATCACAGCATGATTCATGCGTAAAGTAACGACTGTTCCCCGTCCAATAGCAGTTAAACCTTCTACTTTTGTCCCATCAGCACTCCAGGAAAAGTGGTCTTTCCATTGTTGTTGACGAGGGTTAAATAAAGGGATCTTTTCTCCTGTCAATGGGTCTATTGCCGTTGTATTTTTCCCTTTATATTCATTACAAGTACGACAAGCTAAACACACATTTTCAAAACTGTTATCTCCTCCAGTTGAACGAGGAAGAATGTGGTCTATTGTCATGGGAATGCCACTATTAGCTTCACTGGTTAAACAATAACAGCATCGCCGTTTGTCAGTGGTTTCAATTTTCTTTCGTAAAGCTTCAGACAAATAGGTTGTCATAAATTAATGGGGCAATTATCTCATAATAGAATAACAAAAATAGAAGAATAGATTAGAAGCATCTAAATTTTGCACTTTGACTGTTTTTGAATGGTTGAAAACCTTATCTATCTTAATTTTCGGTTATGCTCTTATACAAATGGGATGCTTTCAATAGATGAAGGTTTTTTTTAAGAATTGATAGAGAAACGTTCACCCCGCCATCTTAATAACACAGTAGCTTGGGCTTTTTTTAACATAAATAAGTCTGCTTCATAGCGTAATTTTTCCAGTTCAAAATATTCATTTTGGGTTAATTCTTCTTCTTGATTTTTCTCTAGAAGTTGGTTGTAGCGTTCCATATTTGCTGAAGATTGATGACTTTGAGCTATCTGCCATAGGGTATCATTATCTAAGCGATCTAAACGGGCTAAATCCGTTTGAAATTCTTCGGGTGCATCTGTCCAGTCAGGGGGACTACCAACGGTTAACGCATGAACCATAATATCTTCTAGGGAACGTCCTACTGCTTGCGCGGTATTAACCAAACGTTGATAGAGAGGGTCAGGAATTTGCAGGGTAACAGAAGCATCTTTCATTGGAAGTAAATTATTAGTAGTCAACATATTTTATCAATTTAACTCAAATGGATTCGTAATGTATGAGAAAGACGATGCTCTTTGATCCACGCTTCTACAGTGGGAGTTAATAGGTTGAAAGATGCTCCTGTATTACTTCCTGCTGCTTTAAGAAACTTTAAGACTTCATCAGGAACATTTTCAGCATTTAATGTATTCCAAGTATCATTTAATTGTTGAATTAAGTTTTCAATGTGGTCAAATCTTTCTTGATATTTTGGAAATTCCTCTGAGGATATCTGTATTTCTAACTGCCGAATTCTTTGAATGGTTGGTTTAAACTGATCAATTTGATCTAAAATATTCAAGAATTCAGAGTTGGTACTAGGAAGTTTTCGTTTTAGATAGTTTTTCCAAATTTCTAATAGTTGTGTTTCAATGGTAGAAGTTAATTTGTTAATACTAGATTGAAATTTAGAACGATTAAAGTTTTGATTATCTATTATCCATTCAGGATTTTCTTGATAGTGCTTTACGGTTAATTGAACTAAGTTCAACAGATTCTCAACCAGTGGGGCAAAATCTACTGAAATTAATCCTTTGCTACGAAATAAACGTAAGGGTTCAAGGACTTTAATCACTTGTTGGTAGTATTCAGTAATTTGTTCCTGTCTTGACTTAAATCCTTGTTGATTATTCGCATATTTTTGTAGTTCAATTTTTCTTTGAGATAACTCAATTAGTTGTTTAGATTTTTCTAGTAACATGGTTTTGACCTCTCAGTTTAATAATTGATGGTTTGCGTTAACTA
This portion of the Crocosphaera sp. UHCC 0190 genome encodes:
- a CDS encoding ATP-dependent helicase yields the protein MIDIQTFHRCLAQPTARGYDLDDKQKEAVEYRDGQLWLLAGPGSGKSEVLVTRTLKLLCVDGIKPKSIFLTTFTDKAARNLEDRLATYLTALQNTDSSLKDVDIADIRIGTLHSLCNDILQEYRYPNYQNVRLLDQVEQDLFTYRYADISDISDLGFWEHFDYAVNDWRNQNYPPNKWKRAKAGITLFNHIVEDYVDIDKMLNAGGHWATLAELYQKYSKALKDNYRCDFAHLQAYFLEFLNSTASQQFLQGDDQNPPLKYVLVDEYQDTNPIQERIYLALAGQSPHNITVVGDDDQALYRFRGGNVTCMVNFDKACQGIFNQTPHQIQLENNYRSHPDIVNFFNQYITSFPEMNVSGVRAPNKQPVIAASSISGNYPAVSWIQTKKVGDLANAVGNFINNHLIADGIISDLSQCVLLLRSAKDSPNNAGKYIQAFQNLGIPIYNPRSKSFMDSEEVQCLLASLVQVIDQNHSFESRRDPQGRTLSWVTPIQQWFRSLDNVRNNPSISTNSLDNYLNHSNTNLLRLCQEKSGSFLKLNLLEIIYRILAQEPFLTWRQDPVRNLRLSKVTRLFEGYNSFNLDSLIASNDGTGIDSSFLNRFYNMFVSYLIEAGIDDDEDEEVIVPQGSLPIMTIHQSKGLEFPFVFVVTKLGQEGKVGSAQMLEETLDPFRQNLYQRVTRTPKELAIEDDIRLLYVAYSRAQYGLILIGTKEQIKDHIAVPNRDHSEFKRNTEALIT
- a CDS encoding DNA sulfur modification protein DndB, whose protein sequence is MELVLNAVSVRRSPQDEHLSYLGSLFFGDIARLIDDNRLYVPNQPDLPDFAQRKLNKARVKQIALYILENYQIGTIFFPPICVNVQPKPKYEEGKLFLPYYSVSLRLTDGQHRCFGIHQALQEIQQKDSIEFKILSQLEIGVLLYAGLPLEEERQAFRDQNLLVQRPSVSLSHYFDKRSLAVLIAKNLLETVPQFIDNIEVVETGLGIHNPKLMTLSTLVTATKYMFPNLKSQKKLEDKNNWARSFWITSANIFDDNPWRVMSKEERSQQRQETLLVSAVILQALGMLAHDLYQENVAAEDLEKWLNNLKKIDWRRNDKFWLQRGVTQIGATEDPIISNTKTTVKACHKVLREFMGITEVIF
- a CDS encoding HNH endonuclease; its protein translation is MTTYLSEALRKKIETTDKRRCCYCLTSEANSGIPMTIDHILPRSTGGDNSFENVCLACRTCNEYKGKNTTAIDPLTGEKIPLFNPRQQQWKDHFSWSADGTKVEGLTAIGRGTVVTLRMNHAVIVSARRRWVSSGWHPPID